The proteins below are encoded in one region of Aequorivita iocasae:
- the sucC gene encoding ADP-forming succinate--CoA ligase subunit beta, with protein MNLHEYQGKEILNSFGVEIQRGIVATTPKEAVDAAKKLTEETGTSWHVIKAQVHAGGRGKGGGVKLAKNLQEVEDIAGKIIGMDLVTPQTSAEGKRVHQVLVAEDVYYPGDSEPEEYYMSVLLNRSTGRNMIMYSTEGGMDIETVAEETPHLIFTEEIDPAVGLLGFQARRVAFNLGLSGKAFKEMTKFVTALYKAYNESDSSLFEINPVLKTSDDKIIAVDAKVSIDDNALFRHKDYMEMRDKREENPVEVEAKEKGLNYVDLDGNVGCMVNGAGLAMATMDLIKQAGGEPANFLDVGGTADAERVEAAFKLILKDPNVKAILINIFGGIVRCDRVAQGVIDAYKNMGTINIPIIVRLQGTNADIAKKLIDDSGLDVQSAIEFQEAADKVKAVLS; from the coding sequence ATGAATTTACACGAATATCAGGGAAAAGAAATTTTAAACAGTTTTGGCGTTGAAATACAGCGCGGTATCGTGGCAACCACTCCTAAAGAGGCTGTGGACGCCGCCAAAAAACTTACCGAAGAAACCGGAACGAGTTGGCACGTTATTAAGGCTCAAGTTCACGCCGGTGGCCGTGGTAAGGGCGGAGGTGTAAAACTTGCAAAGAATCTACAGGAAGTTGAGGATATCGCTGGAAAAATCATAGGGATGGATCTTGTTACTCCGCAAACTTCTGCAGAAGGAAAAAGAGTGCACCAAGTTTTGGTAGCCGAAGATGTTTACTATCCTGGCGATAGTGAGCCAGAAGAGTATTATATGAGCGTGCTTTTAAATCGTTCCACAGGAAGAAATATGATTATGTATTCTACCGAAGGTGGAATGGACATTGAAACCGTTGCCGAGGAAACTCCACATTTAATTTTCACGGAAGAAATTGATCCCGCAGTGGGTCTTTTGGGTTTTCAGGCGCGCAGGGTTGCTTTCAATCTTGGTTTGAGCGGAAAGGCTTTTAAGGAAATGACAAAATTTGTTACTGCGCTTTACAAAGCATACAACGAATCTGATTCTTCGCTTTTCGAAATAAATCCAGTTTTAAAAACAAGTGATGATAAAATTATCGCGGTTGATGCGAAAGTAAGTATTGACGATAACGCACTTTTCCGCCACAAAGATTATATGGAAATGCGCGACAAGCGCGAGGAAAACCCCGTAGAAGTTGAAGCAAAGGAAAAAGGCTTGAACTATGTTGACCTGGACGGAAACGTTGGCTGTATGGTAAATGGTGCCGGACTTGCAATGGCAACGATGGATCTTATTAAGCAAGCTGGCGGTGAACCCGCAAACTTTCTTGATGTTGGAGGAACTGCAGATGCAGAGCGTGTGGAAGCTGCTTTCAAATTAATATTGAAAGACCCAAACGTAAAAGCAATCTTGATAAATATTTTTGGTGGAATTGTACGTTGCGACCGCGTGGCGCAAGGTGTTATTGATGCCTATAAAAATATGGGAACCATCAACATTCCAATCATTGTACGTTTGCAGGGAACCAATGCAGACATTGCAAAAAAACTAATTGACGATAGTGGACTGGATGTACAGAGTGCTATTGAATTTCAAGAGGCGGCCGATAAGGTAAAAGCTGTTCTTTCATAA
- the lysA gene encoding diaminopimelate decarboxylase, whose product MKNQDLLAIAKEFGSPVYVYDAAKIEKQYKRLTSAFDKVDSLRINYAVKALSNISVLKLLINMGSGLDTVSIQEVMLGLEAGAKPEDIIYTPNGISLEEIEKAAKLGVQINIDNLSILEQFGTKHPKTPVCIRINPHVMAGGNANISVGHIDSKFGISIHQMPLLKRIVENTGMNINGIHMHTGSDILDIDVFLYASEILFNAAENFDNLEFIDFGSGFKVPYKEGDIETNVEELGKKLSKRFNEFCKKYGKKLTLAFEPGKFLVSEAGQFLVKVNVIKQTTSTVFAQVDSGFNHLIRPMLYGSQHEISNISRPHGRDRFYTVTGYICETDTFANNRRIPEVHEGDILSFHNAGAYCFTMASNYNSRYRPAEVLWYKGKAHLIRKRETFEDILKNQIAIDL is encoded by the coding sequence ATGAAAAATCAAGACCTTTTGGCAATTGCCAAAGAATTCGGAAGCCCTGTTTATGTTTATGACGCCGCTAAAATAGAAAAGCAGTATAAACGTTTGACCAGCGCTTTTGATAAGGTGGATAGTTTAAGAATAAATTATGCAGTAAAGGCACTTTCCAATATCTCCGTGTTGAAATTGCTCATTAATATGGGAAGTGGTTTGGACACCGTTTCCATACAGGAAGTAATGCTAGGCTTGGAAGCTGGGGCAAAGCCTGAGGATATAATTTACACTCCCAACGGAATTTCATTGGAAGAAATTGAAAAAGCCGCAAAACTTGGCGTGCAGATAAATATTGATAACCTCTCCATTTTGGAGCAGTTCGGTACCAAGCATCCCAAAACTCCAGTTTGTATTCGCATAAATCCACACGTTATGGCGGGAGGGAACGCAAATATCTCTGTGGGGCACATTGATAGTAAGTTCGGGATTTCGATTCACCAAATGCCTTTGCTGAAGAGAATTGTGGAAAATACCGGAATGAACATTAATGGTATCCATATGCACACGGGAAGTGATATTTTGGACATCGACGTTTTTCTTTATGCTTCAGAAATACTCTTCAATGCTGCGGAAAATTTTGATAATCTGGAATTTATTGACTTTGGAAGCGGCTTTAAAGTTCCCTATAAAGAAGGCGATATTGAAACAAATGTTGAGGAATTGGGAAAAAAACTAAGTAAAAGATTCAACGAATTTTGTAAAAAATACGGTAAAAAATTAACCTTGGCTTTTGAGCCCGGCAAGTTTTTGGTAAGCGAAGCTGGGCAGTTTTTAGTGAAAGTGAATGTTATAAAACAAACTACTTCTACTGTGTTTGCCCAGGTGGACAGTGGATTCAATCATTTAATCCGCCCGATGCTGTATGGTTCACAGCATGAAATTTCAAACATTTCGCGACCTCATGGCAGGGATCGTTTTTACACTGTAACGGGCTACATCTGTGAAACAGATACGTTTGCAAACAATAGAAGAATTCCCGAGGTTCACGAAGGTGATATCCTTTCTTTCCACAACGCTGGGGCGTATTGCTTTACTATGGCGAGCAACTACAATTCGCGCTATAGACCGGCGGAAGTGCTTTGGTATAAAGGGAAGGCGCATTTAATCCGTAAAAGGGAAACATTTGAGGATATTCTGAAAAATCAAATAGCTATTGATTTGTAG
- a CDS encoding cold-shock protein → MNKGTVKFFNDTKGFGFITEEGTNKEHFVHISGLIDEVREGDEVEFDLQEGKKGLNAVNVKVI, encoded by the coding sequence ATGAACAAAGGAACAGTAAAATTCTTCAACGACACCAAAGGTTTTGGTTTTATCACTGAAGAAGGAACCAACAAAGAACATTTTGTACACATTTCAGGCCTAATCGACGAAGTTCGCGAAGGTGACGAAGTAGAATTTGATCTTCAAGAAGGCAAAAAAGGATTGAACGCGGTAAACGTAAAAGTGATTTAA
- a CDS encoding M36 family metallopeptidase encodes MKRSTLLLMVLCIVTIQLSAQQKKPQKEKENQRIAAEPSSISLENLIKQPSSVYVITKQHVSSISGIRHVYIRQAINGLEVYGTESSVHIDKNGKVLMEHNKFLKDVQVTVKSSSQGISARQAVTSVASQMGYTITNLQEVKSIGGKNKATVFNKAGISSEEIPAKLMYYYREGIGTYLVWELSVAEKNSSDWWNFRVDASTGKIIDKDNWTISCNILGDHEDHVHTSATPSAPFIGPMNEPVENNAIVSESFAPPAASYRVYAMPVENPNYGTRTLVTNPENLTASPFGWHDTNGDDTPEFTNTRGNNVDAYDDDNANNNPDGKYAFSPGGNLIFDFPLNTTYSAGDQSENAAITNLFYWTNIIHDVTYQYGFDEASGNFQQNNYGNGGLGNDPVNAEAQDGSGTCNANFGTPADGSRPRMQMYVCNSRDGDLDNMVIIHEYGHGISNRLSTLGGAEQMGEGWSDYYGLMLTMESGDAGPDSRGVGTWLIGEGPGGPGIRTWPYSTDFGVNPHTYDDIKTEVAPHGVGSVWAEMLWEMTWELIAIHGFDTDFYNGNGGNNISLALVTEGLKLQPSQPGFVDGRDAILAADMAMYGGANQCAIWEAFARRGLGYSAIQGSSGSKTDGTEAFDLPPSFSSLDVIDEVCLSDGIQTGLSGGNPTGGVYSGSGVTDDGNGMTFTFDPSVGGPGLVTVTYIVNDFCTGAPTTLTDDINVTNDPPEIICMGSGTIPMNGTQTSTPGAPIPDNNPTGVTVNMNVTENVTITDLDVNLNISHTWVGDVIVTIKSPSGTMATIIDRPGRTTSGFGCSGDNIVAVLDDEAATAVENECAGSVPTINGSFIPNNPLSVFDGESTMGLWELTVSDVVSPDAGTINSWGIDYDYEVTAPVLDVTLDGSGNATVNAEDLLFSVSVDCGGYTVLAGSPLAPTVSFTCSDTGLNTVAVEVTNDNGATSTCSALVNVIGGGGGGGPFTCPGNITQDNDPGICGAVVTYTVQSPSGCGGATPITFTYTGAPEVFIVPAGVTEITVENWGASGADGDGSGAGIGGLGGYASGVLSVTPGDVINIFVGGQDGYNGGGMVPGSTAGNGGGASDIRINGVTLADRVLVAAGGGGGGSTGCVADWMGGNGGNGGAGDPGIKGVDSPNGGGGFGGSLQTGGAPGIGCAGFLGGPGGDDGTGGVGQSCCCATIPNGGGGGGGYNVGGGGGGGSAGTTGCSGNDKGGGGGGGGGLSYIGGVTNGSINNGVNSGNGMIVISYINTGTVTQTAGLASGDIFPVGTTTNTFEYDDGVNPVQTCSFDVTINDTEAPAAVCQNITVQLDASGNASIIPADVDGGSTDNCGIASLSVSPSTFTCANVGANNVTFTVTDVNGNSNTCTAVVTVEDNVAPAAVCQNITVQLDASGNASITPADVDGGSTDNCGIASLSVSPSTFTCANVGANNVTFTVTDVNGNSSTCTAVVTVEDNVAPAAVCQNITVQLDATGNVSITAGDVDGGSTDACGIASTSIDITDFTCADIGPNNVTLTVTDVNGNSSTCVAVVTVEDDLPPTIVCPENITANTDLGMCSAVVSFPMALGQDNCSVTVSQTGGLASGSAFPVGVNTVEFTATDGSGNTAVCSFTITVVDNEVPTMVCQNITIQLDASGNASITAADVDGGSTDNCGIASISVSPSTFDCSDVGDNPVVLTVTDVNGNSNTCTAIVTVEDITPPVAVCQNITVELDPVTGTVTIAGTDIDGGSTDACGIDTYNLDIDTFDCSNIGDNTVVLTVTDVNGNISTCTAIVTVEDNTNPELVCQDFTLELGADGTATLDPNDVIASNTDNCVIATVAVDITEFSCADIGTPVTVQVFTSDVNGNLSTCTAVVTVVDLLAPVLTCPTDQTVDPGAGNLFYIVPDYFATGEATAIDNCTDPVTSTTQDPAAGTPLSDGVYTITLTAEDEYGNVSTCTFELTVESVLGAGDNNANIGSLEMYPNPAQHTVTIGNPQSLSLEKLSIFDLRGRMVKSIDLRSMGAEKTIDISEMAAATYLVIIQGENGQTTKRLIKE; translated from the coding sequence ATGAAAAGATCAACACTACTCTTGATGGTGTTGTGCATAGTGACTATTCAGCTATCTGCACAACAGAAAAAACCACAAAAAGAAAAAGAAAACCAAAGGATAGCTGCTGAGCCGTCATCCATTTCACTAGAAAATCTTATCAAACAGCCCAGTTCTGTATATGTTATCACAAAGCAGCATGTGAGCAGTATCAGTGGTATTCGCCACGTATATATAAGGCAAGCTATTAACGGTTTGGAAGTTTATGGAACCGAATCCAGCGTGCACATTGACAAAAACGGAAAGGTTTTAATGGAACACAATAAGTTCTTAAAAGACGTACAAGTAACTGTTAAGAGTAGTTCGCAAGGAATTTCAGCTAGACAGGCAGTAACTTCTGTTGCAAGCCAAATGGGTTACACAATTACAAATCTTCAAGAAGTAAAAAGCATTGGAGGTAAAAATAAAGCTACTGTCTTTAATAAAGCAGGCATATCTTCAGAGGAAATTCCTGCCAAATTAATGTATTATTATCGGGAAGGTATTGGAACCTATTTGGTATGGGAGCTCTCCGTAGCCGAAAAAAATTCTTCAGATTGGTGGAATTTTCGCGTAGATGCTTCAACCGGGAAAATAATAGACAAAGATAATTGGACAATTTCCTGTAATATTTTGGGAGATCACGAAGACCATGTCCATACTTCTGCTACGCCGTCGGCCCCATTCATTGGCCCAATGAATGAGCCAGTAGAAAATAATGCTATTGTTTCAGAAAGTTTTGCGCCTCCCGCAGCAAGTTATAGAGTGTACGCAATGCCCGTAGAAAACCCAAATTACGGAACCCGTACATTGGTAACAAATCCGGAGAATTTAACGGCCTCACCTTTTGGCTGGCACGATACTAATGGAGATGACACCCCAGAATTTACCAACACCCGCGGAAATAATGTGGATGCGTATGATGATGATAACGCAAATAATAATCCAGACGGTAAATATGCTTTTAGCCCTGGGGGAAATTTGATTTTTGATTTTCCGCTAAACACTACTTATAGTGCGGGTGACCAATCCGAAAATGCCGCAATCACTAACTTGTTTTATTGGACAAACATTATACACGATGTAACGTATCAATATGGTTTTGATGAAGCTAGCGGAAATTTTCAACAGAATAATTACGGAAACGGTGGGTTGGGAAATGATCCTGTAAACGCTGAAGCCCAAGATGGATCTGGAACTTGTAATGCTAATTTTGGAACTCCTGCAGACGGATCTAGACCACGTATGCAAATGTATGTTTGTAATTCTCGGGATGGTGATTTGGATAATATGGTAATTATCCATGAATACGGTCATGGAATTTCAAATAGGTTGAGCACATTAGGTGGAGCAGAGCAAATGGGAGAAGGTTGGAGCGATTATTATGGCTTAATGCTTACAATGGAAAGTGGGGATGCTGGACCGGATTCGCGAGGTGTTGGAACTTGGTTGATTGGCGAGGGCCCTGGCGGACCAGGGATAAGAACTTGGCCATACAGTACTGATTTTGGAGTAAACCCACATACCTACGATGATATTAAGACTGAAGTAGCGCCACACGGGGTTGGCTCCGTTTGGGCAGAAATGTTGTGGGAAATGACATGGGAGCTTATAGCTATCCATGGATTTGATACAGATTTTTATAATGGTAACGGGGGAAATAACATTTCTTTGGCGTTGGTTACCGAAGGCTTAAAATTACAACCAAGCCAACCTGGTTTTGTAGATGGCCGTGACGCTATTTTAGCTGCAGATATGGCAATGTACGGGGGGGCTAATCAGTGCGCTATTTGGGAAGCTTTTGCAAGAAGAGGTCTCGGCTATAGTGCCATTCAAGGTTCTTCGGGAAGTAAAACTGATGGGACAGAAGCTTTTGATTTACCGCCATCTTTTTCAAGTTTGGATGTTATTGATGAAGTATGCCTTTCTGATGGAATTCAAACAGGCCTTTCAGGCGGTAATCCAACTGGGGGTGTTTATAGTGGTTCCGGGGTAACCGATGATGGCAATGGAATGACTTTTACTTTCGATCCAAGTGTTGGTGGCCCAGGTTTGGTAACCGTAACGTATATAGTGAACGATTTCTGTACTGGAGCACCAACTACTTTAACAGACGATATCAATGTAACCAACGACCCCCCGGAAATTATATGTATGGGCTCTGGAACTATCCCAATGAACGGAACTCAAACAAGCACTCCCGGAGCGCCGATTCCTGATAATAATCCTACTGGTGTTACTGTGAATATGAATGTCACTGAAAATGTAACCATTACAGATTTGGATGTAAATCTCAATATATCCCATACTTGGGTTGGTGACGTAATTGTTACAATAAAATCACCATCGGGAACCATGGCTACAATAATTGATAGGCCTGGAAGAACAACAAGTGGATTTGGGTGTTCCGGAGATAATATTGTTGCTGTTTTAGATGATGAAGCTGCCACTGCTGTGGAAAATGAATGTGCAGGATCAGTGCCTACAATAAACGGTTCTTTCATTCCAAACAACCCCCTGTCAGTATTTGATGGGGAAAGCACTATGGGGTTATGGGAGCTTACGGTTTCTGACGTTGTGAGCCCAGATGCTGGTACAATAAACAGTTGGGGTATAGATTACGATTATGAAGTAACTGCGCCAGTATTGGACGTTACTCTTGACGGAAGCGGAAATGCCACGGTAAATGCAGAAGATTTGCTTTTTAGTGTTAGTGTAGATTGCGGAGGTTATACAGTACTTGCTGGAAGCCCATTAGCCCCCACGGTGAGTTTTACCTGTTCTGACACAGGTTTGAATACAGTGGCTGTTGAGGTAACAAATGACAACGGTGCAACGTCAACCTGTTCTGCCTTAGTAAATGTTATTGGCGGCGGAGGCGGCGGAGGCCCCTTTACTTGCCCTGGCAATATTACCCAAGACAACGATCCGGGCATTTGCGGTGCAGTTGTAACCTATACTGTTCAATCACCTTCCGGTTGTGGGGGGGCAACTCCTATAACCTTTACATATACAGGTGCTCCAGAAGTATTTATAGTGCCAGCCGGCGTAACCGAAATTACCGTTGAAAATTGGGGCGCCTCAGGTGCCGATGGAGATGGTTCCGGTGCGGGTATTGGTGGATTGGGAGGTTATGCCTCTGGCGTACTTTCTGTAACCCCAGGCGACGTTATTAATATTTTCGTAGGTGGCCAAGATGGTTATAATGGCGGAGGCATGGTTCCAGGTTCTACTGCAGGAAATGGCGGTGGCGCTTCAGATATACGCATTAACGGAGTTACATTAGCAGACAGGGTGCTTGTTGCTGCCGGTGGCGGTGGCGGCGGTAGTACTGGATGTGTAGCAGATTGGATGGGCGGTAATGGCGGCAATGGTGGTGCTGGCGATCCAGGAATTAAAGGAGTTGATAGTCCAAATGGGGGCGGTGGTTTTGGAGGCAGTCTTCAAACTGGTGGAGCTCCAGGAATTGGATGTGCAGGATTTTTAGGTGGCCCAGGTGGCGATGATGGTACGGGGGGAGTTGGACAAAGCTGTTGCTGCGCAACAATACCAAATGGTGGTGGCGGTGGCGGTGGCTATAATGTTGGCGGCGGCGGCGGCGGTGGTTCTGCGGGAACAACTGGATGTTCGGGTAATGACAAAGGTGGCGGCGGCGGCGGCGGTGGCGGCCTTTCCTATATTGGAGGTGTTACTAACGGTTCTATTAATAATGGAGTTAATTCTGGCAACGGAATGATTGTTATATCATACATTAATACTGGAACCGTCACACAAACAGCAGGTCTTGCTAGTGGTGATATCTTTCCGGTAGGAACAACTACCAATACTTTTGAGTATGACGATGGTGTAAACCCAGTACAAACCTGTTCTTTTGATGTAACTATTAATGACACCGAAGCTCCAGCGGCAGTTTGCCAAAACATCACCGTTCAGCTGGATGCTTCTGGAAATGCTTCAATAATTCCTGCCGATGTTGATGGCGGAAGTACTGATAATTGTGGAATCGCTTCCTTAAGTGTTTCTCCAAGTACTTTCACTTGCGCAAATGTAGGTGCAAACAATGTTACCTTTACTGTAACTGATGTCAATGGAAACTCAAATACCTGTACCGCAGTAGTTACTGTGGAAGACAATGTAGCTCCAGCGGCAGTTTGCCAAAACATCACCGTTCAGTTGGATGCTTCTGGAAATGCTTCAATAACTCCTGCCGATGTTGATGGCGGAAGTACTGATAATTGTGGAATCGCTTCCTTAAGTGTTTCTCCAAGTACTTTCACTTGCGCAAATGTAGGTGCAAACAATGTTACCTTTACTGTAACTGATGTCAATGGAAACTCAAGTACCTGCACCGCAGTAGTTACTGTGGAAGACAATGTAGCTCCAGCGGCAGTTTGCCAAAACATAACCGTTCAGTTGGATGCTACTGGAAATGTTTCCATTACTGCTGGTGATGTTGATGGAGGCAGTACCGATGCCTGTGGAATTGCAAGTACTTCAATTGATATTACAGATTTCACTTGTGCAGATATTGGTCCTAATAACGTGACCTTAACGGTAACTGATGTAAATGGAAACTCAAGCACTTGCGTAGCTGTGGTAACTGTGGAAGATGACCTCCCACCAACAATAGTTTGTCCTGAAAATATTACTGCAAATACAGATTTGGGAATGTGTAGTGCAGTTGTAAGCTTTCCAATGGCATTAGGTCAGGATAATTGTAGTGTTACTGTTTCCCAAACAGGTGGTCTTGCAAGTGGAAGTGCTTTTCCGGTAGGGGTTAATACAGTTGAGTTTACTGCAACAGACGGTAGCGGAAATACAGCAGTTTGTAGCTTTACCATTACGGTTGTTGATAATGAAGTGCCAACCATGGTTTGCCAAAACATTACAATTCAATTGGACGCGTCAGGAAATGCATCAATAACTGCAGCCGATGTTGATGGAGGATCTACTGATAATTGTGGAATTGCAAGTATATCAGTTAGCCCGAGTACTTTTGATTGTAGCGATGTGGGCGATAACCCGGTAGTATTAACCGTTACAGACGTTAATGGAAATTCCAATACCTGTACAGCAATCGTAACTGTAGAGGATATTACTCCTCCTGTAGCAGTTTGCCAAAACATTACAGTTGAATTGGATCCCGTTACCGGAACTGTAACTATTGCTGGAACAGATATTGACGGTGGAAGTACGGATGCCTGTGGAATAGATACTTATAATTTGGATATTGATACTTTTGATTGTTCAAACATTGGCGATAACACAGTGGTACTTACAGTAACAGATGTTAATGGAAACATTAGTACCTGTACGGCTATCGTAACTGTTGAAGATAACACCAATCCAGAGCTTGTCTGTCAAGACTTTACGCTGGAACTTGGGGCTGATGGAACAGCTACGCTAGATCCAAACGATGTAATAGCAAGTAATACTGATAATTGCGTAATTGCAACTGTGGCAGTAGATATTACTGAATTTAGCTGTGCCGATATTGGCACCCCTGTAACGGTTCAGGTATTTACAAGTGATGTAAATGGAAACTTAAGCACTTGCACTGCAGTGGTTACGGTTGTGGACTTATTGGCGCCAGTACTTACTTGTCCTACAGATCAAACGGTTGATCCGGGAGCTGGTAATTTATTTTACATTGTTCCAGATTATTTCGCAACCGGAGAAGCAACAGCAATTGACAACTGTACTGACCCCGTTACTTCAACTACACAAGATCCTGCAGCAGGCACACCTTTATCTGATGGTGTTTATACCATTACACTAACTGCGGAAGATGAATACGGAAATGTATCTACTTGTACATTTGAGCTAACCGTTGAAAGTGTCTTGGGCGCTGGCGACAACAATGCTAATATTGGAAGTTTAGAAATGTATCCAAATCCAGCCCAGCATACCGTAACGATCGGAAATCCACAAAGCCTATCTCTTGAAAAACTAAGTATTTTTGATTTAAGAGGAAGAATGGTAAAATCAATCGATCTTAGAAGTATGGGAGCCGAGAAAACAATTGATATTTCTGAAATGGCCGCCGCTACGTATCTTGTAATTATTCAAGGTGAAAACGGACAGACTACCAAAAGACTTATCAAGGAATAA
- a CDS encoding NAD(P)H-dependent flavin oxidoreductase, protein MQNRITELFNIEYPIIQAGMIWNSGWRLASAVSNTGGLGLLGAGSMYPEILREHILKCKKATDKPFGVNVPMLYPDIDKIIDIIIEEGVKIVFTSAGNPKTYTSKLKEHGITVVHVVSSIKFALKAQEAGVDAVVAEGFEAGGHNGREETTTFTLIPMVKEQLEIPLIGAGGIATGRGMLAAMVLGADGVQVGSRFVASEEASSHRAFKQMVVDAKEGDTQLTLKELAPVRMLKNKFFESVMQLYTTNPSKEDLVKHLGRARAKRGMFEGDMEEGELEIGQIAGLIHDIKPAAQILKDMVAEFEKAKKEIINL, encoded by the coding sequence GTGCAAAACCGTATTACCGAACTTTTTAATATTGAATACCCAATTATCCAAGCTGGAATGATTTGGAACAGCGGATGGCGTTTGGCCTCCGCTGTTTCAAATACCGGGGGCTTGGGGCTTTTGGGCGCAGGCTCTATGTATCCGGAAATTCTTCGCGAGCATATTCTGAAATGTAAAAAAGCGACTGATAAACCTTTCGGCGTAAATGTGCCGATGCTCTACCCAGATATTGATAAAATAATCGATATCATTATTGAAGAGGGTGTAAAAATTGTTTTCACCTCAGCCGGAAATCCAAAAACCTATACTTCAAAACTTAAAGAGCACGGAATTACTGTTGTACACGTTGTAAGTAGCATAAAATTTGCTTTAAAAGCACAGGAAGCGGGTGTTGATGCAGTAGTTGCCGAAGGTTTTGAAGCTGGCGGCCATAATGGGCGTGAGGAAACCACAACTTTCACATTAATTCCAATGGTTAAAGAGCAGTTGGAAATTCCGTTGATTGGCGCTGGCGGAATAGCAACCGGTAGAGGCATGCTCGCAGCAATGGTTCTGGGCGCAGATGGTGTGCAAGTGGGTAGCCGCTTTGTAGCTTCGGAAGAGGCCTCTTCCCATAGGGCATTTAAACAAATGGTGGTCGATGCCAAAGAAGGCGACACGCAACTTACTTTAAAAGAGTTGGCACCCGTACGGATGCTGAAAAACAAATTTTTTGAAAGCGTAATGCAACTTTACACCACAAACCCTTCTAAGGAAGACCTTGTAAAACATTTGGGCCGCGCTCGTGCCAAACGCGGAATGTTTGAAGGCGATATGGAAGAAGGCGAACTGGAAATAGGACAAATTGCTGGCTTAATTCACGATATTAAACCTGCAGCCCAAATACTTAAGGATATGGTTGCCGAATTTGAAAAAGCAAAGAAAGAAATAATCAATTTATAA